CTCGACCCGAGCCGCCGCGAGCGCGGCCTCGGCATCCTGGATCTGGCGCCGGATGCCGTCGCTGCGGTCGAGCATGAAAGCCTTTAGCGGCTCGCGGGAGAAGTACGCGATCACGCCGAGCAGGATGGCCAGGCCCAGCGCGTGGAAGAAGAAATAGGACCAATCGAGTCCGGCTTCGCCGTGCTCTGCGGAAGACGCGGCGGCGAGAGCGGGGACGGCCGCGAGCGCGGCACACCAGATCGACATGGGAAGCGAGCGCCTCATCAAAGCGCCCTGCCGAGGATTCGAGCCGCGGCTTCGCGGGCGAGCACGCGAGCATCCGCAGGTAGGGCGCCTCTGGCTTCGGCTAGCTCCACCTGGACGGACTGGCGGACGCTCTCGACGATTCCATTGGCGTCGGCCCGAGCTGCCTCGAGGAGGGCGCGTTCGCGTGGTTCGCCGTCGGAGAGGATCGCGTTTCGCCGCGCTTGAGCAGCCGCACGCGCCTCTACGAGGCGAGCTTCGATCGCGGTCCGCGCCGCGCGCGCCTCTTCTCCCAGCTGTTCCACCTGCGCGAGCGCTCCGGCCGTGCGGGCCTCTCGCTCGTCGAGCACTTGGAGCAGCGGCTGCACGAGGAGGCGGTTCACCGGATAGATCAGCAGCAGGAACAGCGCGATGTTGGTCGCCACCGTCGTGACGTCCGGATACAGGTTCAGCTCGGAGGCCAGCGCGGGGACTGGAATCGCCGCCCCAGCCACGATAGCGATCGGGAGGAGCCAGGAGCCAGGCTCGGAACGCACGGTGATCCCCTCTTGTATCGCAGGTCCCTCACCGCGGACCACGGATGCTGACGACAGTCCTGAGCCCACGATGACTCGCCTCCGCGCGCTCGCTTCGCGCGCGCGGACAGAGCCCCAGCGGGTCACGACCCCGCCTCGGCGGCCGGCAGTATGGCAAAGGCCCTTTCCAAGTCAATCAGCGCAAGTGCCACATTTCGCTGCCTATCTCGCAGAGATCGGGTGTCGGAGCGATCGGGTGGTTCAGCGTCGGGGTGCGCCGATCGGCCCGCCTCCCGTGGGCTCGCCCATCTCGATGCGCGCGGTAATCCGCGCGCCGTCGTCGATGCGAATCCGAGGAGTCCGAACTACACCGTCCAGGCGGCCCTGCGGGCCGACCTCGACGCGCTCCTTCGCAGTCACATCTCCAACGACGGACCCGCGCACGATCAGACAGCGGACGTCGAGCTTTGCGTCGATCGTCCCGCTCTCGCCCACGATCAGGGTGCCGTCCGCGTTTGCCGTGCCGCGGAAGTGCCCGTCGATCCGAACCGAGCCGGTGAACGAGATCTTTCCCTCGAACGAGGTGCCGCTGTCGAGGAAGGTCTGAAGCTCCGCCTTCACGATTCGTCTCCCAGGAGCCGATCGCTGAGGCGCTCGAGCTCGCTCTCGCCGTGGAACTCGATCTCGATTCGCCCGCGAGCTCGTCGCCCGACGATGCGGACCTTCGTCTTCAGATCTTTCCTCAAGCGCTCTTCGAGATCGATCACGTGTACGTCTCTCGAAGGACCGGGCCGCGGCCGTTGACGCGCGCTAGACGCAGCGCGTCGGCCAAGCTCCTCGGCTGCCCGCACCGAGAGCCCCTGGCGAACGATCTGGTCGCGCAGCATTGCGCGCTGCGGCGCCGGGACCTGCAGGATGGCCTTCGCATGGCCCATGGAGATGCGCTGGTCAATCAGATCTTGCTGAATCGGGCCCGTGAGCTCGAGAAGTCGTAGGTGATTCGACACACTCGAGCGATCCAAGCCCACTCGGCGCCCGACTTCGTCCTGCGTCATTTCCTCGTCTTCGACGAGCACCTTGAACGCCTGCGCGAGCTCCATCGGGTTCAGGTCAGCGCGCTGAACGTTCTCGACCAGCGCCATCTCGACGACTTGCCGATCGCTCGCGTCGAGCACGACCACGGGCACCTCGTCGAGGCCCGCGATCTGCGAAGCCCGCCAGCGGCGCTCGCCGATGATCAGCTCGTAGCCGTCACCGCGCTTTCGGACGACCAGCGGCTGGAGCACTCCCTGCTCGCGAATCGACGCCGCCAGGGCGGAGAGGTCGCTCTCGCGAAACGTCTTCCGCGGCTGACTGGGATTCGGCGCGATTCGCGAGATCGACACGAAGAGGGGCGCCGCCGCGGAATCCTCGTGGGCGAGGATCTCGCGGTCGCCCGGAGCCGTCCCCACCGATGCCGAAGCTGCTGTCGACGGAATCAGGGCAGAGAGACCGCGTCCGAGCGCCTTACGTGTGGCCATGATTGATCCTCTCCAGAATCTCCTCGGCGAGCTGCAGATAGCTGAGCGCGCCCTTGGAGTTGATGTCGTAGAGAAGCGCCGGCTTGCCGAAGCTCGGCGCCTCGGACAGCCGGACGTTCCGGGGAATCACCGTCCGAAACACCTTTCCCGGGAAGTGCTCGCGGGTCTCTCGCGCGACCTGCATCGCCAGGTTGTTGCGCACGTCGTACATGGTCAGCAGCAGGCCCTCGATCTCGAGCGTCGGATTCAGAGACGAGCGGACGAGATCGATCGTCTGGGTGAGCTTTGCAAGGCCCTCTAGCGCGAGATACTCGCATTGCAGAGGGACCAGAAAAAAGTCGGCGGCCACCAGGGCGTTCAGCGTGAGGAGCCCGAGCGAAGGCGGCGTATCGATCAGAACTACTCGAAAGTGCTCACGAATTTCCGATATCGCGCGCTTCAGCCGTTGCTCGCGATCCACGGCCGTGGCGAGCTCGACCTCTGCGCCGACGAGTTCCGTCGACGAGGGCGCGAGCTTCAGGAACTGAAGCTGCGTCTCCAGCAACACCTCTCCGAGCTTCGCGTCTCCGAGCAGGGCGTCGTAGGTGTCGCCGGAATAGTCCGACGGCGAGAAGCCAAGGCTCGACGTCGCGTTCGCCTGTGGGTCCAGGTCGATCAGGAGTGTCGGGCACTCTGCTGCCGCCAGCGAAGCCGCAAGATTCACCGCGGTCGTCGTCTTGCCGACGCCGCCCTTCTGGTTCGCAACGACGATGACTCGAGCCACTCTCCACCCCACGGCGTACCGCGTCCGGATACTACCTCATCGTTCCACGTGCAATGGGCGGAAAACTCGAAGGCCTAGGGACTTCAATCCGTTCCACGGGAAACCGCCGCCGCAGGGATGCGCAAGATGGCTCCACCCGAGGCCAGCGGGATCGATCGCGCGTCCGGGCGCTCGACGCCGGGCCCGGCCCAGACCCAGATCTCGCCGCCCTCGGACACCCATCCCCGGCCGAGCTCCGCGGAGCGCTCCGGGTGGGCAACTGCGCGAAGCAGCACACGATCGAAGCGCTTCGGCGCGGGAGCTTCGATCGACCGACGAAGGATGTCGACCTCGAGCGTGAGAGCCCGAGCGACGTGCCGGAGAAAGGCCACGCGCTTCTCGCGGATCTCAACCAGACTCACGCGGAGGTCGCGGCGCGAGATCGCGATCGGAAGCCCGGGGAAGCCCGCGCCACTGCCCAGATCCACGACGGAGAGGCCCTGGTCCAGGTGGGGAACGGCGGCGAGCGCATCATCCACATGCCTAGCGATCGCCGCCGGGTCGGTCGACCCGACCAGGTTCATCCGCTCACCCCAGAGGGTGAGCTCCTGAATGAAGCGAGAGAGAGCCGCTTCCGAGGTCGCCTCTCGACTCAATCGGGCGTAATTCGAACCCGCTTGCGCGGACCCTCGCCCTCGCTCTCGGAGCGAACCCCGCGCTCGTCCTTCAGGGTGTTGTGCACGACCCACCGCTCGCGCGAATTCATCGGCCGCAGAAGCTCCGGCTCTCCGGAGCGACGCACGATCTCCGCGGCCTCCCGAGCCATTCGTTCGAGCGCCGCCTCGTCGATCCCGCTGCGATCGTCGGAGTCACGTCGGGAGTCCGACCGCTCGCGTCGACCCTCTTCGCGCCGTCCGTTGCGGCGCGGCCGCTCGTCGCGCTCTTCGCTCGCGGCGCGGCGCGCGCCTCGGATGTCCACGCGCGCGGCCACTTCCTCATCGACGAGGACTTCGGCCGCGCGATGGGCCAGATGGGAAATCGCGGCCGCGAAGCGCGGCTCTCGATCGTTCAGTGCCGTAATCGCCTTTCCGTCCAGCGTGATGATGATGTCGCCCTCTTCGGTCTCCGTCTCCGTGAGACCGATGCCGCGAAGCTTCATCCGCTCCAGAATCCCGGCTACGAACTCGCCGACCGGGCCGAGATCTCCTTCCTCGAGATCCTCCTCGGTTTCCTCGGGCTCCGGCGCAGCTCGAGGAGCCGGGGGAGGCGGCGCGGGGCGCTCGCTTCGGGGACGCTCCTCGCGCCTCGGCCGCTCGGGCCGCTCAGATCGGGCCGTGCGTTCGTCCCGCCGTTCGTCTCGTCGCTCGGGGCGCTCGGATCGCTGCTGCGGACGCTCCTCGGAGCGCCGCTGCTCGCGCGCGACAGGCCGGGCCGAGAGCGGCGCGGCGATGACGAGCACGTTCGAGCCCAGACCCGAAACTGTTACTGTGGCGGGAACCACCCAGAAATCGATCTGGTCGGGCGCTACCCGGAAGAAGCTGGCTGCCTTGGCCAAGGCTTCGTCCCGGGTCTCGGCCACGAATTCCCGAGCGTCGTCCACGGATGCGTTCATTTCTCGATCCTCCGAGCTCCGGTCAAGTCGCCGGCGCCGTCGGCGTCGGCGTCCGGTTGACGTAGAGCTGCTGCGCGATCCCGAGAAGGTTGCTCACGAACCAATAGAGCACGAGCCCCGACGGGAACTGGTAGAACATGAAGGTGAATGCGACACTCATCAGTGTCATCATCTGCCTTTGCTGAGGATCCGCGTTCGGCGCCGGAGTCAGCCTCTGCTGCAGGAGCATGGAGCCGCCCATCAGCAATGGAAGCACGCGGATCGGAAGACCCGCGATCGCGAAGAAATCCTCTGCGGCCGACAGGTCGTTGATCCAGAGCGCAAATGGAGCATGGCGCAGCTCGATCGAGGTCTGCAACGCGAAGTACAGCGCGATCATGAAGGGCATCTGGACCAGGATCGGCACGCATCCGCCGCCCATCGCCGAGAGCGGATTCATCCCTTTCTGGCGGTAGAGCTTCATCATCTCCTCTTGGAGCTTCTCGCGGTCGCTGCCGTACTTGGTCTGAAGCTCCTTCATCTGCGGCGCGATCACCGCGAATCGCTTCATCGACTTCATCGAGCGCTGCGTCAACGGGAACGTCACGACGCGGACGAGCAGGGTGATCAGGATGATCGCGATCCCGTAGTTCGCGACGACGTTCGCGTGGGTCCAGCGAAGCATCGCCTCGAACGCATGCACCAGCGGGCGCACCAGCGCCCAGCCGGCATCGATCGAATTCTCCAGACGCGGGTCGACGGTGGCTACGAGCTCGGGGGTCTTGGGGCCGAAGAACAGCCGGTAGCTCCGCTCCACGCCGGTCCCAGGCGGCACGTCGAAGCTCGCCGCTCCGAGCGCGGCCTGTCCCAGATCGCGGCCGAGCGGCCCTAGAAAAGCCGTGCTGTCTCGCGGGCTGTCGGGAATCGCGGCGATCAGGAAGTACTGGCTGTCGACCCCCACCCACTCGACGGGCGCCGGGTACGCGGTCCCCGTCGGAGCCGCGCGCCCGAGCAGACCGCCGAGGAAACCCGCCGTGCCGATGCCGGCCACCGGCATGCGCTTCGCCTCGCCGTCCACCGAGGCCACCACGCTGTAGTTCAAGAAGAAGTCCGGCGCTCCGTCGTTTCTCTGCTGGCCGTAGCCCACGACGTCGAGCTTCGGCCTGACCGCGGCAGAGCTCTGATTCTGGATTGACACGGTCGCCCGACCGCCGTAGCCCGTGTCATCGACTTCGACACGACGCGTCACCGCGACCCCGTCTCGCTCCGCGCGGAGCTCCACCGAGCGCGGACCAGAAGCGACGATCTCGTACACCGAGCCCTCGAGCGAGCGAAGCGGCTCGGGACCGAGGAAGATGAAGAGCGCCCCCCGGGGCTCGCTGGTCACCAGCTCCACTGGCCCGGAGTGCTTGTCGACCGTGGCGCGGTACTTGAGCAGCTCGACGCGCTCCAGACGGCCGCCGAGATTGCTGACGCTGACCCTGACCGCGTCATTCTCCAGCGTCACAGTCTTCGCCTTCACTTCGTCCAAGGCCCGCTCGATCGGGACGGGAGGCTCGGCCTGTCCCTCGCCGCTCGGGGCCGCCGCGGGCGGCTCTTCGGAGGACTTCGGCTCGACCGCCGGCAGATCCGCGGGAGGAGGCGCCGGTGCGAACACGAATGACGCGACCATCAGTGCGACGGCGGCGGCAATAGCTGCGATCTGTACGCGATCCACTGCCGAACTCCCTAGGGAAGATCCAGCCCGCCACCGCCGAGCGGGTGGCAGCGCGCGATCCTGCGCAGCGCACGCAATCCCCCGCGCGCCGCGCCATCGCGCTCGATCACGGCGACTGCAAACTGGGAGCAGCTCGGGTTGAATCGACACGCCGATCCGAGCCAGGGTGAAATCACGAGCCGATACCCGCGGACCAGCGCGATCAACGCGGCGCTTCCGACCCGTCGGGCGGCGCGAGTCTCAGATCGAGATCCTGGCGCAGCTCCGCCAACCGCAAGGACGGCGGGATGTCGCGCTTGGCGATGAGGACTAAATCGCACGATCCGAACTCTCGGGAACGACTGCGAAACCATTCGCGGGCGAGGCGCTTGATCCGGTTGCGCCGCACGGCGCCGCCGACCTTGCGCGTGACGGTGATGCCTAGGCGGGTGGGTCCGCCGTCCTTTCGATCCATGAGCAGTGCAATGAAGAATCGGGTCGACCGGCGTCGACCGGACTCGGAGACCGCGACGAAGTCACTTCTGCGCATTCTCCGACGAAGAACCCCGCGGCCAGTGCCGTCCGGCGCCGACGGATGGCTACCTCTTCTTCGAGACCCGCGTGAGCTCGTGACGACCCTTCGCGCGCCGACGCGAGAGCACATTGCGCCCGGCTGTGGTGCTCATCCGGGCGCGGAAACCGTGATTGCGTGCGCGCCGGATTCGGCTGGGTTGGAACGTGCGTTTCATCAGAATGCCTCTAGAGCCGAGCGACTCGGTGGGCGTGTATAGAAGCACCGGCCCCGAGCAGTGTCAACGTCGTCTCGGCCGAGGCTTTCTCGACGAGAATCCGCGCGGCGTTCTTGCTTTGCTGCGCGCCGCTTTGATATGAGCACGAAGTCCCACCCGTCATCGCCTCGTGAAAGGTCCGAACCCCCATGACTGCCAGCGCTCCTGGCCTCGTCTGCACGGACGCGGCGACCTCGCTCTGGAAGTCGGTGCTTGGCGCCCTGTCGCATCGACTTTCCCCCGCGACCCGCGACTCGCTCTCGCAGAGCACCCGCTGTCTGGAGCAGGCCGTGGGTTCGCTGCGCCTCGCAGTGAATCGAAGCGAGATCGAGACCTGGATTCGGGCCGGCCACGTCGCTGCGATCGAGTCTTCGCTCGCGAGCCTGACGGATGGAGCGGTTGCGCTTGCGCTGATACCGGTCGACGACGTCCGGGCGCTTTCGGGCGACCCGAGCTCGAGCTTCGAGGGCTTCGTCGCAGGCCCTGCGAACTCAGCGGCTCTCGCTCGCGCGCGCAGGTTCGCTGGCGACGGCGTTGCCGAAGGCGGCGGGCTCGTGATGAGCGGCGCTCCCGGTTCCGGAAAGACGCACCTGCTGCGCGCGATCGCGGCGCGCCGCGAGGGCTTCGACCCCGAATCAGCCGTTCTGTACCGGCGCGCGGACCAGCTGTCGCTGGACCTCGTCGGCGCGATCTCGACCGGAGACCTCTCTTCGTTCCGCGAGCACCTGCTCGCCTCGGCCGCCCTGCTTCTAGACGACGTGCACGACCTGAAGGGCCGGGAAGCGACACAGGAAGAGCTGGTTCGCGTGCTCGAGCTGGTCGAAGAGCGCGGCATCCCGGTCGCGGTCGCGACTGCAAAACCTCCGGAACGCTGCGCGGGCCTGATCGAGCCGCTGCGCCGGCGTCTCGGGCGCCTCGAGTCGGTCGCGGTCCGACCGCCCGAATGGGAGACCCGTGTAGCGATCGTTCTCGCGAGAGCGCGCCAGTGGGGCGTCGAGCCGGCGCCCGCGGTCGCCGCCCTGCTCGCCAGCGGCGTGCGGGGCGACCTCGGTCGCCTCGACGCCCTGCTCACCAGGTTGCTCAGCCAGTCGTCCTGGTGCGGCGGCCTCGAGGCCGCCGAGGCCGTCAAGCTTCTGCTCAGTCACGCGAGCGACCCGCCGATCCGCATCACGCCCGAAGAGGTGATGAGCGCGGTCTCGCAGCAGTTCAACCTGCGCCCGCGCGACCTGCGTTCCGGCAAGCGCAGCGCGCGCTTCACCACGCCGCGACAGATCGCGATGTACCTGGTCCGGCGGCACTGCGGACTCTCCTACCCGGAGATCGGCCGGCGATTCGCGAAGCACCATACGACTGCGCTGCACTCCGATCGCGTGATCCAGAGCCAGCTGAGCGAGAACGCCAGCCTGCGAGCGGCGGTGCTCCTGGTGGAGAAGGAGCTGATGCGCGTATCGGAGGACGGTGGATGAGCGGTGGAGAACTCGAGCCCGAATCGGCACTCCACCGTCGGCCCACGGATCCTCCCGGCCGGCACCGGGATCGCCGTGGAAAGATCGTCGAGCCCGATCGCCAGGTTCGAGGAGTTTTCCAGATTTCCACCGCTCTCCCTCCTACTCCTACTCAACTTGCTTTAAGATCAGGATCAGAGGTGGGAGGAGAGTGGACATGAAGCTTTCGATCGAACGAGACGAGCTTCTGAGAGCCCTGGGGCGCGTCCAGGCCATCGTCGAACGACGCGGCACGATGCCGATTCTCGCGAACGTGTTGATCGAGGCGCGCGAAGACGGCCTGACGCTCGCCGCCACCGACCTCGAGGTCGCCGTGATCGCCAATCACCCCGCGGCGGTGAAGACCCCGGGGACGGTCACTCTCGGCGCCAAGAAGCTCTTCGAGATCGTCCGCGAGCTCGAGGGCCCGGAGGTCGTGCTCGGCAGCGAGGATGGCGCGCGTGTGACGCTCGCGTGCGGTCCGGCCAAGTTCTCGCTGCTCTCGACCTCGCCAGAGGAGTACCCGTCGGTTCCGAGCGCAGAGGGAGTTGCGTTCGCGCAGATCGATACCGCGCTTCTCGGCGAGCTGATCGACCACACGCTCTACGCCACCTCGAGCGACGAGACCCGCTACAACCTGAACGGCGTTTTCATCGAGAGCGTCGACGGCAAGCGGATCCGGTTCGTCGCCACCGACGGGCATCGGCTGGCGATGATCGAGCGTCCCGTGCCCACGGCGGTCGGATTCCTAGCCAAGGGCGTGATCGTGCCGCGCAAGGGCGTGGCGGAGATTCGCAAGCTCTGCGACGAGGGCGAAGGGGCTCTCGATCTCGGTCTCGGGGACGGTTTCCTGATGGTCCGGCGACCCGACCTGCTGCTCACGACCCGGCTGATCGACGGCGAGTTCCCGAACTACCGCCAGATCCTGCCCAAGGGCCACAAGGTGCGGCAGGTCGTCGAGCGGGAGCGCCTGCAGCACGCCGTTCGCCGCGTTGCCCTGATGGCGCACGAGCGCTCGCGGGGCTTCCGCTTCGTCCTGAGCGACGGGCAGGTCGAC
This Deltaproteobacteria bacterium DNA region includes the following protein-coding sequences:
- the rsmG gene encoding 16S rRNA (guanine(527)-N(7))-methyltransferase RsmG, producing the protein MGRAQHPEGRARGSLRERGRGSAQAGSNYARLSREATSEAALSRFIQELTLWGERMNLVGSTDPAAIARHVDDALAAVPHLDQGLSVVDLGSGAGFPGLPIAISRRDLRVSLVEIREKRVAFLRHVARALTLEVDILRRSIEAPAPKRFDRVLLRAVAHPERSAELGRGWVSEGGEIWVWAGPGVERPDARSIPLASGGAILRIPAAAVSRGTD
- the dnaN gene encoding DNA polymerase III subunit beta, which produces MKLSIERDELLRALGRVQAIVERRGTMPILANVLIEAREDGLTLAATDLEVAVIANHPAAVKTPGTVTLGAKKLFEIVRELEGPEVVLGSEDGARVTLACGPAKFSLLSTSPEEYPSVPSAEGVAFAQIDTALLGELIDHTLYATSSDETRYNLNGVFIESVDGKRIRFVATDGHRLAMIERPVPTAVGFLAKGVIVPRKGVAEIRKLCDEGEGALDLGLGDGFLMVRRPDLLLTTRLIDGEFPNYRQILPKGHKVRQVVERERLQHAVRRVALMAHERSRGFRFVLSDGQVDLSASNPDLGEAREVLPVEYQGARFETAFNARYLLDVLGSMSAKEVVLELSEELSPAQFRPADDPDEIAVIMPMRL
- the yidC gene encoding membrane protein insertase YidC; this translates as MDRVQIAAIAAAVALMVASFVFAPAPPPADLPAVEPKSSEEPPAAAPSGEGQAEPPVPIERALDEVKAKTVTLENDAVRVSVSNLGGRLERVELLKYRATVDKHSGPVELVTSEPRGALFIFLGPEPLRSLEGSVYEIVASGPRSVELRAERDGVAVTRRVEVDDTGYGGRATVSIQNQSSAAVRPKLDVVGYGQQRNDGAPDFFLNYSVVASVDGEAKRMPVAGIGTAGFLGGLLGRAAPTGTAYPAPVEWVGVDSQYFLIAAIPDSPRDSTAFLGPLGRDLGQAALGAASFDVPPGTGVERSYRLFFGPKTPELVATVDPRLENSIDAGWALVRPLVHAFEAMLRWTHANVVANYGIAIILITLLVRVVTFPLTQRSMKSMKRFAVIAPQMKELQTKYGSDREKLQEEMMKLYRQKGMNPLSAMGGGCVPILVQMPFMIALYFALQTSIELRHAPFALWINDLSAAEDFFAIAGLPIRVLPLLMGGSMLLQQRLTPAPNADPQQRQMMTLMSVAFTFMFYQFPSGLVLYWFVSNLLGIAQQLYVNRTPTPTAPAT
- a CDS encoding polymer-forming cytoskeletal protein, which translates into the protein MVKAELQTFLDSGTSFEGKISFTGSVRIDGHFRGTANADGTLIVGESGTIDAKLDVRCLIVRGSVVGDVTAKERVEVGPQGRLDGVVRTPRIRIDDGARITARIEMGEPTGGGPIGAPRR
- a CDS encoding 50S ribosomal protein L34 gives rise to the protein MKRTFQPSRIRRARNHGFRARMSTTAGRNVLSRRRAKGRHELTRVSKKR
- the rnpA gene encoding ribonuclease P protein component; translation: MCSRVGARRVVTSSRGSRRRGSHPSAPDGTGRGVLRRRMRRSDFVAVSESGRRRSTRFFIALLMDRKDGGPTRLGITVTRKVGGAVRRNRIKRLAREWFRSRSREFGSCDLVLIAKRDIPPSLRLAELRQDLDLRLAPPDGSEAPR
- a CDS encoding ParB/RepB/Spo0J family partition protein, coding for MATRKALGRGLSALIPSTAASASVGTAPGDREILAHEDSAAAPLFVSISRIAPNPSQPRKTFRESDLSALAASIREQGVLQPLVVRKRGDGYELIIGERRWRASQIAGLDEVPVVVLDASDRQVVEMALVENVQRADLNPMELAQAFKVLVEDEEMTQDEVGRRVGLDRSSVSNHLRLLELTGPIQQDLIDQRISMGHAKAILQVPAPQRAMLRDQIVRQGLSVRAAEELGRRAASSARQRPRPGPSRDVHVIDLEERLRKDLKTKVRIVGRRARGRIEIEFHGESELERLSDRLLGDES
- a CDS encoding ParA family protein; the encoded protein is MARVIVVANQKGGVGKTTTAVNLAASLAAAECPTLLIDLDPQANATSSLGFSPSDYSGDTYDALLGDAKLGEVLLETQLQFLKLAPSSTELVGAEVELATAVDREQRLKRAISEIREHFRVVLIDTPPSLGLLTLNALVAADFFLVPLQCEYLALEGLAKLTQTIDLVRSSLNPTLEIEGLLLTMYDVRNNLAMQVARETREHFPGKVFRTVIPRNVRLSEAPSFGKPALLYDINSKGALSYLQLAEEILERINHGHT
- the yidD gene encoding membrane protein insertion efficiency factor YidD — its product is MVSQSFPRVRIVRFSPHRQARHPAVLAVGGAAPGSRSETRAARRVGSAALIALVRGYRLVISPWLGSACRFNPSCSQFAVAVIERDGAARGGLRALRRIARCHPLGGGGLDLP